One Onychostoma macrolepis isolate SWU-2019 chromosome 10, ASM1243209v1, whole genome shotgun sequence genomic region harbors:
- the LOC131547934 gene encoding uncharacterized protein LOC131547934 has product MGVSYLWRKRLQDDPDCLKGKAHSACLNKTSENHPVLCIETSCCSPSTQEPSVRPKQTHESGQGQSKSSQSFRAPLERNSRPEQLKQHDKESIAGHNSASDCIQTVSYESQTTKKKVSFNYPVWSYGPVDPEELMRIKRRQVQPQQPRQSNTFRILQEGLERTSLPSGAVQRSQRFRTCERCGYIIVTQVVKIREALQTRGVLYLQRLWFQSHGARTFLCG; this is encoded by the exons ATGGGGGTTTCGTATCTGTGGAGGAAGAGACTTCAAGATGACCCTGACTGTCTCAAAG GGAAGGCCCATTCAGCTTGTTTGAATAAAACTAGTGAGAACCATCCTGTTTTGTGTATTGAAACTTCCTGCTGTTCTCCTTCAACCCAGGAGCCCTCAGTCCGGCCAAAACAAACCCATGAGTCAGGACAGGGCCAGTCCAAGAG CTCTCAAAGCTTCAGAGCCCCACTGGAGAGAAACTCCAGACCAGAGCAGCTGAAGCAACACGATAAG GAGTCCATCGCAGGACATAACTCTGCATCTGATTGTATCCAAACAGTGTCATATGAATCACAGACCACCAAGAAAAA GGTGAGCTTTAATTATCCAGTATGGAGCTACGGGCCTGTTGATCCTGAAGAGCTGATGAGAATCAAGAGAAGGCAAGTTCAACCTCAGCAGCCCAGACAGTCCAACACTTTCAGAATACTACAGGAGGGACTGGAGC GAACATCACTGCCATCTGGAGCGGTCCAGCGCAGTCAAAGGTTTCGCACTTGTGAGAGATGTGGTTACATCATTGT AACTCAGGTGGTGAAGATCAGAGAGGCGCTACAGACACGTGGAGTGCTATACCTGCAGAGACTGTGGTTTCAGTCTCATGGAGCGAGGACATTTCTGTGTGGATGA
- the gpat4 gene encoding glycerol-3-phosphate acyltransferase 4 isoform X2, which yields MERGAKEKNQHLYRPYSNGIIAKEPVSLEQEIQEMRRGGAEPEFDMSDIFYFCRRGVESIVDDEVTKRFTAEELESWNLLTRSNYNFHHISTRLTALWGVGVLIRYGLLLPLRVTLAFTGVGLLVVLTSIVGLFPNGRMKNYLSDKVHLMCYRICVRALTAIITYHDSENKPKNGGICVANHTSPIDVIILASDECYAMVGQVHGGLMGVIQRAMVKACPHIWFERSEVKDRHLVAKRLSDHVADTSKLPILIFPEGTCINNTSVMMFKKGSFEISCTVYPVAIKYDPRFGDAFWNSSKFGMVNYLLHMMSSWAIVCSVWYLPPMSRMEGEDAVQFANRVKAAIARKGGLADLLWDGGLKRGKVKEVFKEEQQKLYSKVLVGSSEDRSRS from the exons ATGGAGCGAGGAGCCAAGGAGAAGAATCAGCATCTCTACAGACCCTACAGCAATG GGATTATTGCTAAAGAACCAGTGTCCCTCGAACAGGAGATCCAGGAAATGAGGCGTGGCGGTGCAGAGCCTGAGTTTGACATGTCTGACATCTTCTATTTCTGCCGGCGAGGTGTGGAGAGCATCGTCGATGACGAGGTGACCAAGCGCTTCACGGCGGAGGAGCTGGAGTCCTGGAACCTGCTGACCCGAAGCAACTACAACTTCCACCACATCAGCACCAGGCTCACGGCGCTCTGGGGAGTGGGAGTGCTCATCCGATACGGGCTTCTACTGCCACTCAG GGTCACGCTTGCTTTCACCGGTGTTGGCCTTCTTGTGGTTCTGACGTCAATCGTTGGCCTGTTTCCAAATGGAAG AATGAAGAATTATCTCAGTGACAAGGTTCATCTGATGTGTTACCGTATCTGTGTGAGAGCCCTCACAGCCATCATCACCTACCATGACAG TGAGAATAAACCCAAAAACGGAGGAATCTGTGTGGCCAATCACACCTCGCCTATCGACGTCATCATTCTGGCCAGTGACGAATGCTACGCTATG GTGGGTCAGGTCCATGGTGGTCTGATGGGGGTCATTCAGAGGGCGATGGTGAAGGCCTGTCCTCACATCTGGTTCGAGAGGTCTGAAGTGAAGGACCGACACCTAGTGGCCAAACG attaagTGACCACGTTGCAGACACAAGCAAACTGCCAATCCTCATATTCCCTGAGG GAACTTGTATTAACAACACTTCAGTCATGATGTTCAAGAAGGGAAGCTTTGAGATCAGCTGCACTGTTTACCCTGTGGCCATAAAG TATGACCCTCGTTTTGGTGACGCGTTCTGGAACAGCAGCAAGTTTGGGATGGTGAACTACCTGCTACACATGATGAGCAGTTGGGCCATTGTGTGTAGCGTCTGGTACCTTCCACCAATGAGCCGCATG GAAGGGGAGGACGCTGTACAGTTTGCCAATAGGGTCAAAGCGGCCATCGCTAGAAAGGGAGGACTGGCAGACTTGTTATG GGATGGTGGTTTAAAACGAGGGAAGGTCAAAGAAGTTTTCAAAGAGGAGCAGCAGAAACTTTACAGCAAAGTCTTAGTGGGCAGCAGCGAAGACCGCAGTCGCTCTTGA
- the gpat4 gene encoding glycerol-3-phosphate acyltransferase 4 isoform X1: MESYLFPFDSLICMLLGISFTVWFTLLLVFIIVPAIFGVSFGIRRLYMKSLIKLFEWATLRMERGAKEKNQHLYRPYSNGIIAKEPVSLEQEIQEMRRGGAEPEFDMSDIFYFCRRGVESIVDDEVTKRFTAEELESWNLLTRSNYNFHHISTRLTALWGVGVLIRYGLLLPLRVTLAFTGVGLLVVLTSIVGLFPNGRMKNYLSDKVHLMCYRICVRALTAIITYHDSENKPKNGGICVANHTSPIDVIILASDECYAMVGQVHGGLMGVIQRAMVKACPHIWFERSEVKDRHLVAKRLSDHVADTSKLPILIFPEGTCINNTSVMMFKKGSFEISCTVYPVAIKYDPRFGDAFWNSSKFGMVNYLLHMMSSWAIVCSVWYLPPMSRMEGEDAVQFANRVKAAIARKGGLADLLWDGGLKRGKVKEVFKEEQQKLYSKVLVGSSEDRSRS, from the exons ATGGAGTCCTACCTATTCCCCTTCGACAGCCTGATCTGTATGCTCTTGGGCATCTCCTTCACGGTGTGGTTCACCCTTCTTTTGGTGTTCATCATCGTACCTGCAATCTTCGGTGTGTCCTTTGGGATCCGCAGACTGTATATGAAGTCCCTCATCAAGCTATTTgag TGGGCGACCTTAAGAATGGAGCGAGGAGCCAAGGAGAAGAATCAGCATCTCTACAGACCCTACAGCAATG GGATTATTGCTAAAGAACCAGTGTCCCTCGAACAGGAGATCCAGGAAATGAGGCGTGGCGGTGCAGAGCCTGAGTTTGACATGTCTGACATCTTCTATTTCTGCCGGCGAGGTGTGGAGAGCATCGTCGATGACGAGGTGACCAAGCGCTTCACGGCGGAGGAGCTGGAGTCCTGGAACCTGCTGACCCGAAGCAACTACAACTTCCACCACATCAGCACCAGGCTCACGGCGCTCTGGGGAGTGGGAGTGCTCATCCGATACGGGCTTCTACTGCCACTCAG GGTCACGCTTGCTTTCACCGGTGTTGGCCTTCTTGTGGTTCTGACGTCAATCGTTGGCCTGTTTCCAAATGGAAG AATGAAGAATTATCTCAGTGACAAGGTTCATCTGATGTGTTACCGTATCTGTGTGAGAGCCCTCACAGCCATCATCACCTACCATGACAG TGAGAATAAACCCAAAAACGGAGGAATCTGTGTGGCCAATCACACCTCGCCTATCGACGTCATCATTCTGGCCAGTGACGAATGCTACGCTATG GTGGGTCAGGTCCATGGTGGTCTGATGGGGGTCATTCAGAGGGCGATGGTGAAGGCCTGTCCTCACATCTGGTTCGAGAGGTCTGAAGTGAAGGACCGACACCTAGTGGCCAAACG attaagTGACCACGTTGCAGACACAAGCAAACTGCCAATCCTCATATTCCCTGAGG GAACTTGTATTAACAACACTTCAGTCATGATGTTCAAGAAGGGAAGCTTTGAGATCAGCTGCACTGTTTACCCTGTGGCCATAAAG TATGACCCTCGTTTTGGTGACGCGTTCTGGAACAGCAGCAAGTTTGGGATGGTGAACTACCTGCTACACATGATGAGCAGTTGGGCCATTGTGTGTAGCGTCTGGTACCTTCCACCAATGAGCCGCATG GAAGGGGAGGACGCTGTACAGTTTGCCAATAGGGTCAAAGCGGCCATCGCTAGAAAGGGAGGACTGGCAGACTTGTTATG GGATGGTGGTTTAAAACGAGGGAAGGTCAAAGAAGTTTTCAAAGAGGAGCAGCAGAAACTTTACAGCAAAGTCTTAGTGGGCAGCAGCGAAGACCGCAGTCGCTCTTGA
- the gpat4 gene encoding glycerol-3-phosphate acyltransferase 4 isoform X3, with protein sequence MKNYLSDKVHLMCYRICVRALTAIITYHDSENKPKNGGICVANHTSPIDVIILASDECYAMVGQVHGGLMGVIQRAMVKACPHIWFERSEVKDRHLVAKRLSDHVADTSKLPILIFPEGTCINNTSVMMFKKGSFEISCTVYPVAIKYDPRFGDAFWNSSKFGMVNYLLHMMSSWAIVCSVWYLPPMSRMEGEDAVQFANRVKAAIARKGGLADLLWDGGLKRGKVKEVFKEEQQKLYSKVLVGSSEDRSRS encoded by the exons ATGAAGAATTATCTCAGTGACAAGGTTCATCTGATGTGTTACCGTATCTGTGTGAGAGCCCTCACAGCCATCATCACCTACCATGACAG TGAGAATAAACCCAAAAACGGAGGAATCTGTGTGGCCAATCACACCTCGCCTATCGACGTCATCATTCTGGCCAGTGACGAATGCTACGCTATG GTGGGTCAGGTCCATGGTGGTCTGATGGGGGTCATTCAGAGGGCGATGGTGAAGGCCTGTCCTCACATCTGGTTCGAGAGGTCTGAAGTGAAGGACCGACACCTAGTGGCCAAACG attaagTGACCACGTTGCAGACACAAGCAAACTGCCAATCCTCATATTCCCTGAGG GAACTTGTATTAACAACACTTCAGTCATGATGTTCAAGAAGGGAAGCTTTGAGATCAGCTGCACTGTTTACCCTGTGGCCATAAAG TATGACCCTCGTTTTGGTGACGCGTTCTGGAACAGCAGCAAGTTTGGGATGGTGAACTACCTGCTACACATGATGAGCAGTTGGGCCATTGTGTGTAGCGTCTGGTACCTTCCACCAATGAGCCGCATG GAAGGGGAGGACGCTGTACAGTTTGCCAATAGGGTCAAAGCGGCCATCGCTAGAAAGGGAGGACTGGCAGACTTGTTATG GGATGGTGGTTTAAAACGAGGGAAGGTCAAAGAAGTTTTCAAAGAGGAGCAGCAGAAACTTTACAGCAAAGTCTTAGTGGGCAGCAGCGAAGACCGCAGTCGCTCTTGA